The Novosphingobium terrae genome has a window encoding:
- a CDS encoding GH92 family glycosyl hydrolase, with protein MKRLIPALLALSTVAASAPDPVAQVDPLIGADWYGNVFVGATTPFGMVKAGPDMESFDGVPSKFGYRSAGRILGFSHLHLSGAAGKYGNIRLMPSDHAGLEDIASARRDEVAQPGYYAATLTGPDVRAELTATPRAGLHRYTFRADRPAFLTLRLDQMLNKRGGKEDQRFLGGSVHIASRHEITGMGRYIGGWNMGAEYRVYFALITDRDAVNASGWNGALQPGPDTQVDGDKPIGAQLDFGRKMGQVVNTRVGISFVSVDQARANAMGAPAFDAARQAAQAGWRKALSPIAISGGTTSEQRQFYTALYHVMMMPSDHSGENPLWQSKEPYYDDYYTIWDTFRTSGPLLTLIAPDRQRDLLRSLIDIYRHDGWLPDGRSGNSNGRTQGGSNADVLFADAYVKGLKGIDYATALEGMEKNASVEPKDAEKEGRGGLPDYLSKGYISTTYPRAGSRTVEYAYDDFAIGELACGLGHKVTAKAAFARSGNWTNLWNADLEQEGIKGFLRPRQPDGSWAAPYLVKRGTWPDFLYEGDIWTYSLYAPQDVPRLIALSGGREAFIHRLDTLFDHLHFDMTNEPGFLIPMLYHWAGRPDLSVDRIVDYREKGFFDGHGGLPANDDSGAMSSWLIFQMLGIFPVAGQDLYLIGSPVFGESRLDLGGGHTLRILAEGAGTQGTNRYVQAAWLNGQPLDRAWFRHGEIARGGTLRLKMGPEPTTWGRTPPPSVSGDVCP; from the coding sequence ATGAAGCGCCTGATCCCCGCCCTGCTGGCGCTGTCCACCGTTGCGGCCTCTGCGCCCGATCCGGTTGCGCAGGTCGATCCACTGATCGGTGCGGACTGGTACGGCAATGTCTTTGTCGGGGCGACGACGCCCTTCGGCATGGTCAAGGCCGGGCCGGATATGGAGAGCTTCGATGGCGTGCCCTCCAAATTCGGCTATCGCAGCGCGGGGCGCATTCTGGGCTTCAGCCACCTGCATCTGAGCGGCGCGGCGGGCAAATATGGCAACATCCGCCTGATGCCCAGCGATCACGCCGGGCTGGAAGACATCGCCAGCGCCCGCCGCGATGAGGTGGCGCAGCCGGGCTATTACGCCGCCACCCTGACTGGCCCGGACGTGCGCGCCGAACTGACCGCCACGCCGCGCGCGGGCCTGCACCGCTACACCTTCCGCGCCGACAGGCCCGCCTTTCTCACCCTGCGCCTTGACCAGATGCTCAACAAGCGCGGCGGCAAGGAGGATCAGCGCTTTCTGGGCGGTTCGGTCCATATCGCCTCCCGCCATGAAATCACCGGCATGGGCCGCTACATCGGCGGCTGGAACATGGGCGCGGAATATCGCGTCTATTTCGCGCTGATCACTGACCGCGATGCCGTGAATGCCTCCGGCTGGAATGGCGCGCTACAACCGGGCCCCGATACGCAGGTCGATGGCGACAAACCCATCGGCGCGCAGCTCGATTTCGGGCGTAAGATGGGACAGGTGGTGAATACCCGCGTCGGCATTTCCTTCGTCAGCGTCGATCAGGCGCGGGCCAATGCCATGGGTGCCCCGGCCTTCGATGCCGCGCGGCAGGCCGCGCAGGCGGGGTGGCGCAAGGCGCTTTCCCCCATCGCCATCTCCGGCGGCACGACCTCAGAACAGCGCCAGTTCTACACCGCGCTCTACCACGTGATGATGATGCCCAGCGACCACAGCGGCGAGAACCCGCTCTGGCAGTCCAAAGAGCCCTATTACGACGATTACTACACCATCTGGGACACGTTCCGCACCTCCGGCCCGCTGCTGACGCTGATAGCACCCGACCGCCAGCGGGACCTGCTGCGCTCTCTGATCGACATCTACCGCCATGACGGCTGGCTGCCCGACGGGCGAAGCGGCAACAGCAATGGCCGTACGCAAGGCGGCAGCAATGCCGATGTGCTATTCGCCGATGCTTACGTCAAAGGGCTGAAGGGCATCGACTATGCCACTGCGCTGGAAGGCATGGAGAAAAACGCCTCGGTCGAACCCAAGGATGCCGAGAAGGAAGGGCGCGGTGGCCTGCCCGATTACCTTTCCAAGGGCTATATCAGCACCACCTATCCCCGCGCCGGATCACGCACCGTCGAATATGCCTATGACGATTTTGCCATCGGTGAGCTGGCATGCGGTCTGGGCCATAAGGTCACAGCCAAAGCCGCCTTCGCCCGCTCCGGCAATTGGACCAATCTGTGGAACGCCGATCTGGAGCAGGAGGGCATCAAGGGCTTCCTTCGCCCGCGCCAGCCCGACGGATCATGGGCCGCGCCCTATCTGGTGAAGCGCGGTACGTGGCCCGATTTTCTCTACGAAGGCGATATCTGGACCTATTCGCTCTATGCTCCGCAGGATGTGCCGCGCCTGATCGCGCTGTCGGGCGGGCGCGAGGCCTTTATCCATCGCCTCGATACGCTCTTTGATCATCTGCATTTCGACATGACCAATGAGCCGGGCTTTCTCATCCCCATGCTCTATCACTGGGCCGGCCGCCCGGATCTGTCGGTGGATCGCATCGTCGATTACCGGGAGAAAGGTTTCTTCGACGGACACGGCGGCCTGCCCGCCAATGACGATTCCGGGGCCATGTCCAGCTGGCTGATCTTCCAGATGCTGGGGATCTTCCCGGTGGCCGGGCAGGACCTCTATCTGATCGGCTCACCGGTCTTCGGGGAGAGCAGGCTCGATCTGGGCGGAGGCCACACCCTGCGCATTCTCGCCGAGGGCGCCGGAACGCAGGGCACCAATCGCTATGTGCAGGCGGCCTGGCTCAATGGCCAGCCTCTTGACCGCGCCTGGTTCCGCCACGGCGAGATCGCCAGGGGCGGAACCTTGCGCCTCAAAATGGGCCCGGAACCAACGACATGGGGCCGCACCCCGCCACCAAGTGTTTCCGGGGATGTTTGCCCCTGA
- a CDS encoding phosphatidylinositol-specific phospholipase C1-like protein, whose translation MRLTASALLVSGAMVLMAGSASAAPAQSACHLDVADVAHAGPGCAERWMDAHLKVNDLLTVGTHNSYKRAIPPADYRLIAAVNPKGAQELDYAHKSLTAQLDSGAREIEIDVVYDPKGGRYARPLIAMQTQTQLDPAWIATMQQPGFKVMHVPDVDFRSSCLTFKACLGIVRDWSKAHPRHAPIMILINAKDGKTVPGGTPLLDYDEAAYDALDAEARAVLPPSQLLTPDDVQGHYPTLREAVLADNWPTLAKARGRIMFALDESPEKVAVYRGKRHSLEGRVMFINTDEQSPAAAYLTLNHPVEQAQRIADDVKAGFLVRTRADDSTWQARNNDTAHRDLALHSGAQAVSTDYLWADPRFAGGFTVTLPDHAASLCNPMRMGDRCAGMPVEKASDADWASAQAAPIVWPAAR comes from the coding sequence ATGCGCCTGACTGCTTCTGCCCTCCTCGTGTCCGGCGCCATGGTTCTGATGGCGGGCAGCGCCTCTGCCGCGCCTGCGCAATCCGCCTGCCACCTCGATGTGGCGGATGTTGCCCATGCCGGGCCGGGCTGTGCCGAGCGCTGGATGGATGCGCATCTCAAGGTCAACGATCTGCTGACGGTGGGCACGCATAACAGCTACAAGCGCGCCATCCCGCCCGCCGACTATCGCCTGATCGCCGCCGTCAACCCCAAGGGCGCTCAGGAGCTGGACTATGCCCACAAAAGCCTGACCGCCCAGCTGGACTCCGGCGCGCGCGAGATCGAGATCGATGTGGTCTATGATCCCAAGGGCGGCCGCTATGCCCGCCCGCTGATCGCCATGCAGACCCAGACCCAGCTCGATCCGGCATGGATCGCCACGATGCAGCAGCCCGGCTTCAAGGTGATGCATGTGCCCGATGTGGATTTCCGCTCCAGCTGCCTGACCTTCAAGGCGTGTCTGGGCATCGTGCGGGACTGGTCGAAGGCCCATCCGCGCCATGCGCCGATCATGATCCTGATCAACGCCAAGGACGGCAAGACCGTGCCCGGCGGCACCCCGCTGCTGGACTATGACGAAGCCGCTTACGATGCGCTGGATGCCGAGGCGCGCGCCGTGCTGCCCCCTTCGCAACTGCTGACGCCGGACGATGTGCAGGGCCATTACCCCACCCTGCGCGAGGCCGTGCTGGCCGACAACTGGCCGACTTTGGCCAAGGCGCGCGGGCGGATCATGTTCGCACTGGACGAAAGCCCCGAGAAGGTCGCGGTCTATCGCGGCAAGCGCCATTCGCTGGAAGGCCGCGTGATGTTCATCAACACCGATGAGCAATCGCCCGCCGCCGCCTATCTCACGCTCAACCATCCCGTCGAGCAGGCTCAGCGCATCGCCGATGATGTGAAGGCCGGTTTCCTTGTGCGCACCCGCGCCGATGACAGCACCTGGCAGGCCCGCAACAATGACACCGCCCATCGCGATCTGGCGCTGCATTCGGGGGCTCAGGCGGTGTCCACCGACTACCTCTGGGCCGATCCGCGCTTTGCCGGAGGCTTCACCGTGACCCTGCCCGACCATGCCGCCAGCCTGTGCAACCCCATGCGTATGGGCGATCGCTGTGCTGGCATGCCGGTCGAAAAGGCGAGCGATGCCGATTGGGCCAGCGCCCAAGCCGCCCCCATCGTGTGGCCAGCCGCGCGATGA
- a CDS encoding TonB-dependent receptor, with translation MRCHFLTGLSAGALMLALSQPALAEEARADHAETPGASSDIIVTGRAGNTARRKVEASYAISTLSAADIQFKAPIGVGEALKNVPGFWIESSSGEASGNVRVRGIPNDGYSQLALQEDGLTIQHDAGLGWLNADQAFRVDSTVERIEVVRGGPSSIFASNAPGATVNFITRKGGDHFEAFAKYEVSSYNSHRFDGWLGGPIGATPWRYFVGGFYRISDGRRTSGYGQDKGGQIRGTLSGDFNWGSLMLGVKRIDDRIGNSMVSPFVNDGNGNPEGVPGFNALYDNIAGPETRYFNFRQADGSTYRFDDGVGTTVKLTQLTAELKLNLAKDFTFKNNARYRDSWTRRNAVTPYSVYTASSLLSALSPYAATVSGGKSVGYVYTDTPGTVVNMNNANGNGLALVDLIRSFTVPEKEFVDDARFQKTAYLFGQKHDFAFGGYYAHVSEAYQATSATAITDVQNQARLLDVYVLDANGKPIQSLTENGILSYGAEYANGRGHSDTVALYGSDEWQITPKLRLDGGIRWEQVWVQGQVEGSKTTNLNQSATIADNSVLVGTGVYTPFNRTFNHAGWTLGANYQFMPSFGAFARYTSTFRLPSVGDFISNANNNPIVQTMNFTEVGLKFQRPTFNAYLTGFRSVYKSYAITDYKTVGTAFVAQTVYGDTNTWGVEAEATWHPRTWFDIHGQYTWQDPKFSRFIYTNSSGVLTDYSGHQLIRVPKNSWRISPAVNLLNQKLRIQTDVSFYGKRWSDVANQVKLPSYTTLDLEAQYSVNKRLMLNFYVDNLTNTVGLTEGNPRAGTIDNTEVGAATYLARSIFGRSFRGAISYKF, from the coding sequence ATGCGTTGCCATTTCCTGACCGGGCTTTCCGCCGGTGCCCTGATGCTCGCCCTGTCGCAACCGGCGCTGGCGGAAGAGGCCAGGGCAGACCATGCCGAAACGCCCGGCGCCAGCAGCGACATCATCGTGACGGGCCGCGCGGGCAACACCGCCCGCCGCAAGGTGGAGGCCAGCTATGCCATCTCCACGCTGAGCGCCGCCGACATCCAGTTCAAGGCCCCCATCGGCGTAGGCGAGGCGCTGAAAAACGTCCCCGGTTTCTGGATCGAAAGCTCCTCGGGCGAGGCGAGCGGCAATGTGCGCGTGCGCGGCATCCCGAACGACGGCTATTCGCAGCTGGCGCTTCAGGAAGACGGTCTGACCATCCAGCATGACGCGGGCCTTGGCTGGCTCAACGCCGATCAGGCCTTCCGCGTGGATTCCACCGTGGAGCGCATCGAAGTGGTGCGCGGCGGCCCCTCCTCGATCTTCGCGTCGAACGCGCCGGGCGCCACGGTGAACTTCATCACCCGCAAGGGCGGCGACCATTTCGAGGCCTTCGCCAAATATGAGGTCTCCAGCTACAATTCGCACCGTTTCGACGGCTGGCTGGGCGGCCCGATCGGCGCGACGCCGTGGCGCTATTTCGTCGGCGGCTTTTACCGCATCTCCGATGGCCGCCGCACCAGCGGCTACGGTCAGGACAAGGGCGGGCAGATCCGCGGCACGCTGTCGGGCGATTTCAACTGGGGCTCGCTGATGCTGGGCGTCAAGCGGATCGACGATCGCATCGGCAATTCGATGGTCAGCCCCTTCGTCAATGACGGCAACGGCAACCCCGAGGGCGTGCCCGGCTTCAACGCGCTCTATGACAACATCGCGGGGCCTGAAACGCGCTATTTCAACTTCCGCCAAGCCGATGGCAGCACCTATCGCTTTGACGATGGTGTGGGCACCACCGTCAAGCTGACCCAGCTTACCGCCGAGCTGAAGCTCAATCTGGCCAAGGATTTCACCTTCAAGAACAACGCCCGCTATCGCGACAGCTGGACGCGCCGCAATGCGGTGACGCCCTATTCTGTCTACACCGCCTCCTCGCTGCTTTCGGCGCTCTCGCCCTATGCTGCCACGGTCTCGGGCGGGAAGAGCGTGGGCTATGTCTACACCGACACGCCGGGCACCGTGGTCAACATGAACAACGCCAATGGCAATGGTCTGGCGCTGGTCGACCTGATCCGCTCCTTCACCGTGCCCGAGAAGGAGTTCGTCGACGATGCGCGCTTCCAGAAGACCGCGTATCTCTTCGGCCAGAAGCATGATTTCGCCTTCGGCGGCTATTACGCCCATGTGTCAGAGGCCTATCAGGCTACCTCGGCCACGGCGATCACCGATGTGCAGAACCAGGCCCGCCTGCTCGATGTCTATGTGCTGGATGCCAATGGCAAGCCGATCCAGTCGCTGACCGAGAACGGCATCCTCAGCTATGGCGCGGAATATGCCAATGGCCGCGGCCATTCGGACACGGTGGCGCTGTACGGCAGCGATGAATGGCAGATCACGCCCAAGCTGCGCCTCGATGGCGGCATCCGCTGGGAGCAGGTCTGGGTGCAGGGTCAGGTCGAGGGATCGAAGACCACCAACCTCAACCAGTCGGCCACCATTGCCGACAACAGCGTGCTGGTGGGCACCGGGGTCTACACGCCCTTCAACCGTACCTTCAACCATGCGGGTTGGACGCTGGGCGCCAATTACCAGTTCATGCCCAGCTTCGGCGCCTTTGCCCGCTACACCTCCACCTTCCGCCTGCCCAGCGTGGGTGACTTCATCAGCAATGCCAACAACAACCCCATCGTCCAGACGATGAACTTCACCGAAGTGGGCCTGAAGTTCCAGCGCCCCACCTTCAATGCCTATCTCACCGGCTTCCGCTCGGTCTACAAGAGCTATGCCATCACCGATTACAAGACGGTGGGCACCGCTTTCGTCGCCCAGACCGTCTATGGCGACACCAACACCTGGGGCGTGGAGGCCGAGGCCACCTGGCATCCACGCACATGGTTCGACATCCACGGCCAGTATACCTGGCAGGACCCGAAATTCTCGCGCTTCATCTACACCAACAGCAGCGGCGTGCTGACCGACTATTCAGGCCACCAGCTGATCCGCGTGCCAAAGAACAGCTGGCGCATCTCGCCCGCCGTCAATCTGCTGAACCAGAAACTGCGCATCCAGACCGATGTGTCCTTCTATGGCAAGCGCTGGTCGGATGTGGCCAATCAGGTCAAGCTGCCCAGCTACACCACGCTGGATCTGGAAGCGCAGTACAGCGTCAACAAGCGCCTGATGCTCAACTTCTATGTCGATAACCTCACCAACACGGTGGGCCTGACCGAGGGCAATCCGCGTGCCGGCACCATCGACAACACCGAAGTGGGCGCCGCCACCTATCTGGCCCGCTCGATCTTCGGGCGCAGCTTCCGCGGAGCGATCAGCTACAAGTTCTGA
- a CDS encoding Dyp-type peroxidase, with amino-acid sequence MPNSWERVPIDAQSIEAPLSQAAIFLVLCVSDEDKAIGTVREVLGSLDDLVKTVGFRDLSAKLSCIAGLGSDLWDRLGVSARPHELKPFAAIEGKPHTAPATPGDLLFHIRAERVDICFEFERILLQTLGSAVRMVDEVSGFRYFDARDLLGFVDGTANPAGQDIGEAALVGDEDPDFAGGSYVVVQKYLHDLAAWNRTSTALQEEIVGRTKIDNIELDDDAAPRKSHKTLATITDEHGNEHDILRDNMPFGRAGHGEFGTYFIGYTRHLWVIETMLKRMYIGDPPGSYDRLLDFSVAHTGTTFFAPSRSTLAAIAEG; translated from the coding sequence ATGCCCAACAGTTGGGAGCGTGTGCCCATTGACGCGCAGAGCATCGAGGCTCCCCTGTCGCAGGCGGCGATCTTTCTGGTGCTCTGTGTGAGCGATGAGGACAAGGCGATCGGCACGGTGCGGGAGGTGCTGGGCAGCCTTGACGATCTGGTCAAGACCGTTGGTTTCCGTGATCTTTCTGCCAAGCTGTCCTGCATTGCCGGGCTGGGCAGCGATTTGTGGGACCGCCTTGGCGTTTCGGCCAGACCGCATGAACTCAAGCCCTTTGCGGCGATCGAGGGCAAGCCCCACACGGCGCCCGCCACGCCCGGCGATCTGCTCTTTCACATCCGTGCCGAGCGGGTCGACATCTGTTTCGAGTTCGAGCGTATCCTGCTTCAGACTTTGGGCTCGGCGGTGCGCATGGTCGATGAGGTGTCCGGCTTCCGCTATTTCGATGCCAGAGACCTGCTTGGCTTTGTCGATGGCACAGCCAATCCGGCGGGGCAGGACATTGGCGAGGCGGCGCTTGTCGGCGATGAGGACCCGGATTTTGCCGGGGGCAGCTATGTCGTGGTTCAGAAATATCTGCACGATCTTGCCGCATGGAACCGCACCTCCACCGCGCTGCAGGAGGAGATCGTCGGTCGCACGAAAATCGACAACATCGAACTGGATGACGATGCCGCGCCCCGCAAATCGCACAAGACACTGGCAACGATCACCGATGAGCATGGCAATGAGCATGACATCCTGCGTGACAACATGCCTTTCGGGCGCGCCGGTCACGGAGAATTCGGCACCTATTTCATCGGTTACACCCGCCATCTCTGGGTGATCGAGACGATGCTCAAGCGTATGTATATCGGTGATCCGCCCGGGTCTTATGATCGCCTGCTCGATTTTTCGGTGGCGCACACCGGCACCACCTTTTTTGCGCCGTCCCGCTCAACTCTGGCCGCGATCGCTGAGGGGTAG
- a CDS encoding TetR/AcrR family transcriptional regulator — MTEFRKPKQERSRRTFDALLDAAGALLGEVGIERISSNLICERAGLTPPAFYRYFDDKYGVLAALAERLMDRQNVVLEAWVERWQTASAEEIAAQTIDLLRDTALVGDAEPGTLWVLRALRAVPRLASIRLESHRVVTERLTALHAPLQPHVPREVIERRVRMSVEFGYSIDEMIRETTYDREQIFQDAQPVFEAMARYPEYSLSK, encoded by the coding sequence GTGACTGAATTTCGCAAACCCAAGCAGGAACGCTCGCGCCGGACTTTTGACGCCTTGCTCGATGCGGCCGGCGCGCTGCTGGGCGAGGTGGGGATCGAGCGGATCTCCAGCAATCTGATCTGCGAGCGGGCAGGGCTGACCCCGCCCGCCTTCTATCGCTATTTCGACGATAAATATGGCGTGCTGGCCGCCTTGGCCGAGCGCTTGATGGACCGCCAGAATGTGGTGCTGGAAGCCTGGGTGGAGCGCTGGCAGACGGCTTCGGCTGAAGAGATCGCCGCCCAGACCATCGATCTGCTGCGCGACACGGCTCTGGTCGGCGATGCCGAACCAGGCACGCTGTGGGTGCTGCGCGCTTTGCGGGCCGTGCCGCGCCTTGCCTCGATCCGTCTGGAATCGCATCGCGTGGTGACCGAGCGGCTGACCGCGCTGCATGCTCCGCTGCAGCCCCATGTGCCGCGCGAGGTTATCGAGCGGCGTGTGCGTATGTCCGTGGAATTCGGCTACAGCATCGATGAGATGATCCGCGAGACGACCTATGATCGCGAGCAGATCTTTCAGGACGCCCAGCCCGTGTTCGAGGCGATGGCGCGCTATCCCGAATATTCTCTTTCCAAATAG
- a CDS encoding EamA family transporter: MLNLASTSWLFWSLLSAIFAALTAIFAKIGIEGINSDLATFLRTIVIVLILGAMLVFGGKFHALDQITPRSWAFLILSGLATGASWLCYFRALKMGDAARVAPIDKLSVVIVALAGVFLLGEHLSLRGWLGIGLITMGAICVALA; encoded by the coding sequence ATGCTCAACCTCGCCTCAACCTCATGGCTTTTCTGGAGCCTTCTTTCGGCGATTTTTGCCGCATTGACGGCGATCTTCGCCAAGATCGGCATTGAGGGCATCAACTCGGATCTCGCGACATTTCTGCGCACCATCGTGATCGTGCTGATCCTGGGGGCGATGCTGGTCTTCGGGGGCAAGTTCCATGCGCTGGATCAGATCACGCCGCGCAGCTGGGCCTTTCTGATCCTTTCGGGTCTGGCGACCGGGGCCTCATGGCTCTGCTATTTCCGGGCTCTGAAAATGGGGGACGCCGCGCGGGTTGCGCCGATTGACAAGCTGAGCGTGGTCATCGTCGCGCTGGCCGGCGTCTTCCTTCTGGGTGAGCATCTGAGCCTGCGAGGCTGGCTGGGCATCGGTCTGATCACCATGGGCGCCATCTGCGTGGCACTGGCCTGA
- a CDS encoding putative bifunctional diguanylate cyclase/phosphodiesterase — MLGQRRQEHRLIAEAPITLHALIRHEIAAGEEAWFARCRADFLRSFPTLLLEWTRLLILLSLLGASAGHAYASCIILGCLAASAAQIIAQRAENRHNSDEQRNLTRRGWLMALRTLWWSVAVCWGSLLAPLPAREALIALTIAMMMIDGITATTLPRLALGLAMLQGIALTLGCVLAEGFAAAWVGVIVLVVGTFLHWTLFNLYYMFATRRLRTRRLSQSHETVRLLLNQYDDEGSDWLYELDASGAIRHPSARFCAALGLEPGVLDGLELEALFTGEAAQALARHLQAGQPFRAQVLSLVIGDEERWWSISGRPITDAAGACQGWRGFVADITEARRAEARVTWLAHYDALTGLANRALLQANLERVLAGRRDRERVSLLYIDLDLFKEVNDGLGHGAGDAVLIETARRLEHAVRPRDLVARLGGDEFVVLADGADAQSARIIAESILAAVAQPIDLDGQIAHVGASIGIATAPTDALNAGDLLRAADVAMYHAKAAGRRGFAVFDPDMQTRVRERRELELDLRAAIRLGQLQLHYQPLLDLTDGRTVGHEALLRWQHPTRGLISPDDFIPIAEETGLIVEIGQWVIREALSEASGWPEQMTVAVNLSPAQLRDRALLPTIVQALAGSGVAPGRLELEITETMLLQDTQDVLALLHKLRELGVRIALDDFGTGYSSLNYLRSFPFDKIKIDRCFIAELTAREDCQAIVRSVLSMASDLNMVTTAEGVEALEQLEALRAGGCDQAQGYLFSKAVPAAELELPSRQNAEWDRPTRQALML; from the coding sequence ATGCTTGGGCAAAGGCGCCAGGAACATCGGCTGATCGCGGAGGCGCCCATCACGCTTCACGCCTTGATCCGGCATGAGATCGCCGCTGGCGAGGAAGCCTGGTTCGCCCGTTGCCGTGCGGATTTCCTGCGCTCCTTTCCCACCCTGCTGCTGGAATGGACGCGACTGCTGATCCTGCTCAGCTTGCTGGGAGCATCGGCGGGCCATGCCTATGCCTCCTGCATCATCCTTGGCTGCCTTGCGGCCAGCGCAGCCCAGATCATCGCCCAGCGGGCCGAGAACCGTCACAACAGCGACGAACAGCGCAATCTGACCCGTCGCGGTTGGCTCATGGCCCTGCGCACGCTCTGGTGGAGCGTGGCGGTGTGCTGGGGGAGCCTGCTCGCCCCCCTGCCCGCGCGTGAGGCGCTGATTGCCCTGACCATCGCCATGATGATGATCGACGGGATCACGGCCACCACCCTGCCAAGGCTGGCGCTGGGCCTCGCCATGCTGCAAGGCATCGCCCTGACGCTTGGCTGCGTGCTGGCCGAGGGTTTTGCGGCGGCTTGGGTGGGCGTGATCGTGCTGGTGGTCGGCACCTTCCTGCACTGGACGCTGTTCAACCTCTATTACATGTTCGCCACGCGCCGCCTGCGCACAAGGCGCCTGTCGCAATCGCATGAGACCGTGCGCCTGCTGCTCAACCAGTATGACGATGAGGGCTCAGACTGGCTCTACGAACTCGATGCCAGCGGCGCGATCCGCCATCCTTCGGCGCGCTTCTGCGCGGCGCTGGGGCTGGAGCCGGGCGTGCTGGACGGTCTCGAACTGGAAGCGCTGTTCACCGGCGAGGCCGCTCAGGCGCTGGCAAGGCACCTTCAGGCGGGGCAACCCTTCCGCGCGCAGGTCCTCTCGCTGGTGATCGGCGACGAGGAGCGCTGGTGGTCGATCAGCGGCCGCCCCATCACCGATGCCGCCGGAGCCTGCCAGGGCTGGCGCGGCTTCGTGGCCGACATCACCGAGGCGCGCCGGGCCGAGGCGCGCGTCACCTGGTTGGCGCATTATGACGCGCTGACTGGCCTTGCCAATCGCGCGCTGCTTCAGGCCAATCTGGAGCGTGTGCTGGCGGGGCGCCGTGACAGGGAACGCGTATCCCTGCTCTACATCGATCTCGATCTCTTCAAGGAGGTCAATGACGGTCTGGGCCATGGCGCGGGCGATGCCGTGCTGATCGAAACCGCCCGCCGTCTGGAACATGCCGTGCGCCCGCGCGATCTGGTGGCGCGCCTTGGCGGTGACGAATTTGTCGTGCTGGCCGATGGCGCCGATGCCCAATCCGCCCGGATCATCGCCGAGAGCATTCTGGCCGCTGTCGCCCAGCCGATCGATCTCGACGGTCAGATCGCCCATGTCGGCGCCAGCATCGGCATCGCCACGGCGCCCACCGATGCCCTGAACGCAGGCGATCTGCTGCGTGCCGCCGATGTCGCCATGTATCACGCCAAGGCGGCGGGTCGGCGCGGTTTTGCCGTCTTCGATCCCGACATGCAGACCCGCGTGCGTGAGCGCCGCGAGCTGGAGCTGGATCTGCGCGCCGCGATCCGCCTCGGGCAATTGCAGCTGCATTATCAGCCTTTGCTCGATCTGACGGATGGGCGCACAGTGGGCCATGAGGCCCTGCTGCGCTGGCAGCACCCCACACGCGGGCTGATTTCGCCCGACGACTTCATTCCCATCGCCGAGGAAACCGGGCTGATCGTCGAAATCGGCCAATGGGTGATCCGCGAGGCCCTGAGCGAAGCCTCGGGCTGGCCCGAGCAGATGACGGTGGCGGTCAACCTCTCCCCGGCGCAGCTGAGGGACCGGGCCCTGCTGCCCACCATCGTGCAGGCGCTGGCGGGCAGCGGCGTGGCGCCCGGCCGGCTGGAGCTGGAAATCACCGAAACCATGCTGCTGCAGGATACGCAGGATGTGCTGGCCCTGCTTCACAAGCTGCGCGAGCTGGGGGTGCGGATCGCGCTGGACGATTTCGGCACCGGCTATTCCTCGTTGAACTATCTGCGTTCCTTCCCCTTCGACAAGATCAAGATCGACCGCTGTTTTATCGCCGAACTCACCGCGCGAGAGGATTGCCAGGCGATCGTGCGCTCGGTGCTGTCCATGGCCAGCGACCTCAATATGGTCACCACCGCCGAGGGGGTGGAAGCTCTGGAGCAATTGGAAGCCCTGCGCGCCGGTGGCTGCGATCAGGCTCAGGGCTATCTGTTCAGCAAGGCCGTTCCGGCAGCAGAGCTGGAGTTACCCTCGCGCCAGAATGCGGAGTGGGACAGGCCGACAAGACAGGCCCTCATGCTTTAG